A window of Verrucomicrobiia bacterium genomic DNA:
TGGTGAGATCGCCGGGCTCGCAGCCATCGCCATCGATCGTCTCGTCGCGATTCGGGCTCAGGGGCAGGTGGGTCACTGGAAACGGCTTGATGCGGAACGGATCGCCCGGCATCAGGACGGCGGGGTTACGCATGGTCCAGGTGACCTCGATCCCGGGCGCCATCGGCTCGCCGACGGCATTGCCCGCTGTCGCGACATCGAGCGGAGAGACCCACGGGGCCCAGTCGTCCGGGCGATCGAGCACGAACCTGCCCTCGGACCATTGGCGCAGGAGGTGGTACTGCGTAGGCGTGAGTGCCATGAACTTCTCGATGTAGTAGTTTCGGATCGAGTTGTCGCCCGAGTTCATCGGCATCATCGGGAAGCCATTGTCCGCGAAGAGCCGCTGGTGATCGGGGGTCAACTCGGGCGGCGTGGTTTTACCCTGCCCTGGATTGCGGAACATCGAGAAGACGGCGCGACGATTCTCGCGGGTTGCGTCCGACGCGTCGGCCAGATCGAAGCCCGGCGACGCGATGCTGACCATCGCATCGACGTTGGCGACCCATCGATAGCCCTTCATGGCCTCGAAGATCGGCCTGATGTCGCGGTTGAAGGACGCGGTGTAGCTGTCCTGGAACGAGCCATCCGCGAACAGCGCCGGGCAGAGGCCCATGAGGCGCACCCCAACGTCGATGAACGTGTCCGCGAGGGACGCGATGTTTCTCAGTTCGGGGGCAAACTTCGGCGAGCCGCTCACGACCCACGCATGCAGCTTCAAAGTACTGCCGTCCTCGGTCTCGACCTCGGCGGTCACCGGGCCATCGCCCACGTCGTCGAACCAGCCGTCGCCGCCGGCGAACGACGTGATTGTTCCGCCCTTCGGGCCGCCGGCGTTGCCGTAGCCGCCCAGCACGAGCAGTTCACCGCGCTCCGTCAGGCGCACCCGACCCAGCGTTGTGACGGGATAGGGTGATATCGACTGACTGGGGAAGTTCGTCTTGTAGCCCGACGGCGCCGACAGCGCGTCCAGCTCGATCCAGTCACCCGGCTTCGTCAGCGTGCGCGGTCCCGGATCCGTGATCAGCGACTGGCGGTCAGTCACCGAGGCGTTGCGGAGCGTCGGGCCCATGAAGAACTGGCTCTGATACTGGTAGGTGTTGTTCGGGCCGAGCATGGTGTCGCCCTGCAGCTCGGAGAAGTTCCACCAGGCCGACTTCTTGTTGGCGACATGGACGGTCCAGGTCACGGACTTCAGGCCGTGTCCGGGGCGCACCTCGACCGGGGCCTTTCCAGGCTCCTCGCGGTAGATGCGAAAGCGTGCGGCCTGACGACGGATCTGGCCGGCGTCTTTGAACTGCCTGACTGGAATCTCCCTGTGGTTCTCGTCGTACTCGGTCGGCAGCGTCCCCACGGCGGTGGGCTCCAGATAGTACGAGTCCGGAGCGTTACCCACCCGCGCGAACCCGATGGCGGGGTGAATCCGGTAGGTTGTCATGGACTTGCTCATATGGGTAATCTAGTAAACACCAACCGGCGGCCAGCCTGGATTTTCTATCTCATCCTCGCCAACATCGGTTTCGATTCCGGCCCGGATTGCGCCAGGGATATCCAATTCGGGGACCGTTATCTCGACCACGAAATTGCTGCCGGGAGTCGCCCGAATCTCGTGAAGGATCGCCTTCAGCTGGTCCGCATTGCCGGCTTTCCGCCCGATGCCGCCGAACACTTCGGGGATCCTGTCGTATCTCCAACGGGGCAGGACGTTGTATGGATAGACCGTATCGAGCATTTTGTCTTTGTACTGCACCGCTGGCGACCGGAACGGATTCGGGTTCACGATGTTCTGTTCAATGCCGTAGAGCCCGTTGACCAGCACAAACACGACCGTGTTCTGGCCGTTCGCGTGGTGATCTGACACCGCCTGGCAGGTCTCGTGGAATGCCCCGTCGCCGACGATCACAACCGCCCGCTTATCGGGCTTGGCGCACTTGACGCCCGTCCCTGCCGCCACGGAGTAGCCGATTGCCAGCCATGAAGCCTGGGCCACAAAGCCGTCCTGCGCCACGATCTTCAGGCCTTGGGCACCCACCAGGGGAAAGCCCGCATCCACCACCACGACATCGTCCTTACCGATCCATGCGTTGAGCGCCGAGAAGAACGAGTCATAGGTCAGGCCCGAATCCACAGCCGGCGCCTTTCCAGCCGCCAGCGGCCGGCGGGGAATCCGCAGACCCTGGAGCTGCGGGCCGTCGCCCGCCTTTGCCGACGCGAGGAGGGCGAGGCGCAGCGAGTTGATGAACGCCTCCAGGCTCACGACTGGGAAGAAGTCCGCACCAACCCACACACCGTTGTGCGCGGCCAGGATGCTGTTTGGGCCCCGGATGTTCTCGTTGCCCGTGTCTTTTCCGGTCGTCCATGCCCCCAGACCGATCACGCACCCATCGGTTCCCAGCAGCTTCTGAATTTCCGCGTTTGAAAGAGTCACACAGCCTCCGAAATACCGGTGATCCTCCGACACCACCGACTTGCTCAGCGGCGTGGTCACGAACTGAACCGGATCCTTCCCGGGCGGCACGTTTTCATTGACCGAATCAAGAAGTTTCAGGAACTGCTTTGTCAGCGAGTATCTCTGCAACTCGATCCCGGCCCAGAAAATGGATTTCCTCGTGCTGCGGATCAGAGTCATGGCCGCCGCCACCGCCTGCTTCGTCTGGCTGATCGCAATCGTGGCCTTCGCGCCCGAGCGCAAGCGTCCAACCGGGGCCTGGCACGGGGCGCGCCAGCAATCCTCCGTGATCTCCAGATAGACAGGTCTCTTATGAGTCAGCATCGCGGTGAGCGCCGAGTCAATCTGAAAGGTGCCGCGATGCGCGTCGGAGATCCGCTCGGCGGCGACCGTCACCGGACGGAAAACATTGATATCGGTCATCCTGTCACCGGTGGTGTGGGCGTAAAGCAGCCCGGCGTTCTGCTCGACCAGGTTTTCCTTGTGGGTCGGGGCCCCATTGATCAGGAGCAACGGTACCTGTTCGGCATACGACCCTGCAATCGTGTTGAGCAGGGTGAACGCCCCAACGCTGTAGGTCACGTGCAACGCCCCGACGCCCTTGAGCCGCGCATAGGCATCACAGGCATATCCGGCGCACAGTTCATTGGCATTGTGGGTGATGAGGATGGGCGATTTCCTGTCTGCCAGAATCGTGTTCAGCAGCGGGGCGGTATAGTTCCCGGCGACTCCGAACAGGCGGTCGAGGCCCATCTGTTCCAGCCTGGTCTTGAGATATTGGGCGAGCGTCCAGCGCATGGTGGTTTCCTGCGGCTGACGGTCACCTCTGGTCGAAGTAGCTCAACGAAACGGCGTAACCCGTCCGGGGCCTCCGTTCACCGATCGCGGGATGGGTCGTGAAATTCGGATCGATGTATTTCCGGATCATTGCCGTCGCCCGCTGTTGATAGGAAGCCTTCATCTGCGCCGAAGGACTGATCTTGTGCTCCTCTTCATAAACCTCCGCAATCGGCTTCATCCCAAAGCCCCTGGCGAGGATGCGGTCTGCGGACCGCAGGGCGCCCTCCACCCATCCCTGGTAGTCCGAGAACGCTTCGCCGCACACATACAGGTCTTCGAGCGGCTGGGTCAGATAGGCGATCACCTCGTCGTCTTTCGCATGCAGACCCCACTGGTGTACGCCGTAATCGAAGTTTTCGCTGGGTGGAACCTGGCTCATTCGGGATCCATCCCATATTCGTGCACTCGTGAGGACCGGTCTTGGGACGTAGTGGGTGTTGAACAGCTGCCGGAAGAAGCCCGTGGCCGCCTCCACGACGTTTTCGGAGGCCGCAAACAGCGTCTGGGGCACTTTCATCCTGTATTTCTGCTGCATCGGCGAATCGAATTTTTCCCCATTCTCCTGAAGCGCCTTCCAGTAGTTGATGTTCATGTAATCGCAGTAGATGGTCAGCGCGGCCGGGGCGTTGTACTTTTTCTCAGCGATGTTTCTCAGTTTCCGGGCCATGTCCTGGGTGGGCTGCTCGTGTCGCGCCTGCAGCACGCAGGAGTACTCGAGCGCCGCGTAGGCCTCTTCATCGATTGCGTAGAATGGGTACACGGAGCCGAGGGGCAGGT
This region includes:
- the lodA gene encoding CTQ-dependent lysine 6-oxidase LodA, which translates into the protein MSKSMTTYRIHPAIGFARVGNAPDSYYLEPTAVGTLPTEYDENHREIPVRQFKDAGQIRRQAARFRIYREEPGKAPVEVRPGHGLKSVTWTVHVANKKSAWWNFSELQGDTMLGPNNTYQYQSQFFMGPTLRNASVTDRQSLITDPGPRTLTKPGDWIELDALSAPSGYKTNFPSQSISPYPVTTLGRVRLTERGELLVLGGYGNAGGPKGGTITSFAGGDGWFDDVGDGPVTAEVETEDGSTLKLHAWVVSGSPKFAPELRNIASLADTFIDVGVRLMGLCPALFADGSFQDSYTASFNRDIRPIFEAMKGYRWVANVDAMVSIASPGFDLADASDATRENRRAVFSMFRNPGQGKTTPPELTPDHQRLFADNGFPMMPMNSGDNSIRNYYIEKFMALTPTQYHLLRQWSEGRFVLDRPDDWAPWVSPLDVATAGNAVGEPMAPGIEVTWTMRNPAVLMPGDPFRIKPFPVTHLPLSPNRDETIDGDGCEPGDLTKRMATPWQADFFDCTVQDVNFTTPRTNKTVSNLNLIPLAPTFFAYWWPAQSPFNVYSGAMTAGDQVLDGNALIGNSNSGQTLGQNLLYHRGLNSFGDAIVGWKYLGFVLNRTTGPHRAMLQFFVESERSYEAFQSGYYGLISDGSILTTQPTTVTTTALVNSNSQNVFPVQWLIGN
- a CDS encoding alpha-keto acid decarboxylase family protein — encoded protein: MRWTLAQYLKTRLEQMGLDRLFGVAGNYTAPLLNTILADRKSPILITHNANELCAGYACDAYARLKGVGALHVTYSVGAFTLLNTIAGSYAEQVPLLLINGAPTHKENLVEQNAGLLYAHTTGDRMTDINVFRPVTVAAERISDAHRGTFQIDSALTAMLTHKRPVYLEITEDCWRAPCQAPVGRLRSGAKATIAISQTKQAVAAAMTLIRSTRKSIFWAGIELQRYSLTKQFLKLLDSVNENVPPGKDPVQFVTTPLSKSVVSEDHRYFGGCVTLSNAEIQKLLGTDGCVIGLGAWTTGKDTGNENIRGPNSILAAHNGVWVGADFFPVVSLEAFINSLRLALLASAKAGDGPQLQGLRIPRRPLAAGKAPAVDSGLTYDSFFSALNAWIGKDDVVVVDAGFPLVGAQGLKIVAQDGFVAQASWLAIGYSVAAGTGVKCAKPDKRAVVIVGDGAFHETCQAVSDHHANGQNTVVFVLVNGLYGIEQNIVNPNPFRSPAVQYKDKMLDTVYPYNVLPRWRYDRIPEVFGGIGRKAGNADQLKAILHEIRATPGSNFVVEITVPELDIPGAIRAGIETDVGEDEIENPGWPPVGVY